One segment of Argiope bruennichi chromosome 11, qqArgBrue1.1, whole genome shotgun sequence DNA contains the following:
- the LOC129957107 gene encoding alpha-crystallin A chain-like, protein MAFSSLYPSRGWWDPRDYPALLNDPHFGMGLFDSDLLPTVLHRGFHLRPRTRANIDSSGLSEIKKDTDKFKVRLNVKHFKPNEISVKTVDNFIVIHCKHEEKSDEHGFISREFTRRYMLPEGAAPEAVVSKLTPDGILTVEAPRKVTEPSKPNERVVPITLQQPAVEGKSASKSE, encoded by the coding sequence ATGGCATTCTCAAGTTTGTATCCTTCTCGTGGTTGGTGGGATCCCAGGGATTACCCGGCCCTACTCAATGACCCACATTTCGGCATGGGTCTTTTTGACAGTGATCTTTTACCGACAGTTCTTCATAGAGGATTCCATCTACGACCTCGTACTCGTGCCAACATCGATTCCTCTGGTTTGTCGGAGATCAAAAAAGATACTGACAAGTTCAAGGTAAGGTTGAACGTCAAGCACTTCAAGCCCAATGAGATTTCAGTCAAGACCGTTGACAACTTCATCGTCATTCATTGTAAACACGAGGAAAAGAGTGACGAACATGGGTTCATATCCCGTGAGTTTACTCGACGCTACATGTTACCCGAAGGTGCAGCACCTGAAGCTGTTGTGTCTAAACTCACTCCTGATGGAATTCTGACTGTCGAAGCCCCAAGGAAAGTTACTGAACCTTCAAAACCCAACGAAAGAGTTGTGCCAATTACTTTACAACAGCCAGCTGTAGAAGGTAAAAGTGCTTCTAAATCTGAATGa